From the genome of Helicoverpa zea isolate HzStark_Cry1AcR chromosome 1, ilHelZeax1.1, whole genome shotgun sequence, one region includes:
- the LOC124633166 gene encoding semaphorin-1A — protein MAVARAVLVLLASTAQAWMPDANARIHIKGDETSEQFLGNATAPDHFRILDKDDFSIIVGGRNTVYNLSLYDLSENVEQRLEWQSTDAHRELCQLKGKSADECQNYPRVAARSHGRLLVCGTNAFKPLCRRYARHPPNHHLEEIDGSGRCPYDPQHNSTAIFVDGQLYTATAADFSGTDPLIYREPVRTERSDLRLLNDPSFVGAVASTSHVYFFYRETAVEFMNCGKAVYSRVARICLNDKGGPHTFSDRWTSFLKTRLNCSMPGEYPFYFDEIQATTELINGMYGKSSSKNDIIYAVFTTPQNAIGGSAVCAFAMRDIIDAFEGSFKGQESMNSNWLPLEKEKIPENRPGSCVEDSRTLSDSAVNFIKTHPLMDKAVPSFLARPVLIRVSLQYRFSSIAVHPQVQAMNGNKYDVMYIGTDDGRVIKAVNVAANEGDFDASVDEYSRNPVRTAVISEVQVLPQGVPIKQMHVALTTEKLIVASGDIIKAVTLSHCGNVLSCRDCVALQDPHCAWDSKQQVCSWVGNRQFPNPERFLQNVEHGKTDICNKLPALLPGDRHSNRNPGTKKPTQSESEMRQKTDDIQNEILIEVVETNVLSEDKTTHNNNHETDLLTVEAADGNIYSAQALLTAVVASCLVTLMVGFVIGYLFSRRFRHPFFTDTSPFNEQHNHLNRLSPLETPLNANTAYMPRSKNVNMVANVCPKQDNLHMELGKERTLDLRNSTESLDKDLKCGTLQKVKKTYI, from the exons ATGGCCGTCGCGCGCGCGGTCCTTGTCCTCCTAGCGTCCACGGCTCAAGCCTGGATGCCGGACGCTAACGCACGCATACATATCAAAG gcgATGAAACTTCAGAACAATTTTTGGGCAACGCGACGGCGCCTGACCACTTCCGTATTTTAGACAAAGATGACTTCTCCATTATAGTTGGCGGCAG GAACACGGTGTACAATCTCAGTCTCTACGATCTCTCAGAAAATGTAGAACAG CGGTTGGAGTGGCAATCAACAGACGCACACAGGGAGCTTTGCCAATTAAAGGGCAAGTCTGCTGACGAATGTCAGAATTATCCAAGAGTAGCGGCGCGGTCGCACGGGCGGCTGCTAGTCTGTGGCACCAATGCATTCAAACCGTTATGTCGGCGGTACGCGAGGCACCCACCTAACCATCACCTAGAAGAAATCGACGGCTCAGGCCGTTGTCCTTATGATCCACAACATAACTCTACTGCAATCTTTGTCG ATGGTCAATTGTATACGGCAACGGCAGCCGACTTTTCGGGAACCGATCCTCTGATTTATCGCGAACCTGTCCGAACTGAACGCTCGGATCTACGATTACTCAATGATCCTTCGTTTGTGGGAGCTGTGGCTTCTACCAGCCATGTTTACTTTTTCTACCGTGAAACTGCTGTTGAATTTATGAACTGCGGAAAG GCAGTGTACTCGAGAGTAGCAAGGATCTGCCTAAACGATAAAGGAGGTCCCCACACGTTTAGCGACCGATGGACTTCTTTTTTGAAAACCCGTCTAAATTGTTCCATGCCCGGAGAGTACCCGTTTTATTTCGATGAAATCC AGGCAACTACTGAGCTAATAAACGGCATGTATGGCAAAAGCAGTAGCAAAAACGATATAATTTATGCAGTATTCACTACACCACAAAATGCAATTGGAGGATCAGCCGTTTGCGCTTTTGCCATGAGGGATATTATAGACGCTTTTGAAGGATCATTTAAAGGACAAGAAAGTATGAATTCTAACTGGCTTCCActggaaaaagaaaaaataccggAGAATAGACCAGGATCCTGTGTAGAAGACAGCAGAACTCTGTCAGATTCGGCGgtcaattttataaaaactcACCCGCTGATGGATAAAGCTGTTCCATCATTCTTAGCGCGGCCAGTTCTCATTAGAGTTAGTTTACAATATAGATTTTCGTCTATCGCGGTGCATCCCCAAGTGCAAGCGATGAATGGAAACAAGTATGACGTCATGTACATCGGTACGGATGACGGGAGAGTTATTAAAGCTGTAAATGTAGCAGCAAACGAAGGCGACTTCGATGCCAGTGTAGATGAATATAGTAGGAACCCTGTTCGAACAGCTGTGATTTCAGAAGTGCAAGTATTACCTCAAGGAGTGCCTATCAAACAAATGCATGTTGCATTAACTACAGAAAAGTTAATCGTTGCTTCTGGCGACATTATAAAAGCAGTAACTCTGTCTCATTGTGGAAACGTGCTATCGTGCAG GGATTGTGTAGCACTGCAAGATCCACACTGTgcatgggattccaagcagcaAGTATGTTCTTGGGTTGGAAACAGGCAATTTCCTAATCCTGAGAGGTTTCTACAGAATGTAGAACATGGAAAGACTGATATATGTAATAAGTTGCCAGCGCTCTTGCCGGGAGATAGACATAGCAATAGAAATCCAGGCACTAAGAAACCGACGCAATCGGAATCGGAAATGCGTCAAAAAACTGATGACATTCAAAACGAAATATTAATAGAAGTCGTGGAGACTAATGTCTTGTCGGAAGACAAAACTACTCATAACAACAATCACGAGACAG ATTTGCTGACTGTAGAGGCCGCTGACGGCAACATTTACAGTGCACAAGCTTTGCTCACCGCCGTCGTAGCGTCCTGCCTCGTCACGCTAATGGTCGGATTCGTTATTGGCTATCTTTTCTCACGGCGATTTCGACACCCGTTTTTTACCGATACCTCACCCTTCAATGAACAACACAATCATTTGAACAG ATTAAGCCCGCTGGAAACGCCATTGAATGCTAACACTGCGTACATGCCTCGATCGAAAAATGTAAACATGGTGGCGAATGTGTGTCCGAAACAGGACAACTTGCACATGGAGCTCGGCAAGGAACGCACGCTAGACCTACGAAACTCTACCGAATCCCTAGACAAGGATCTCAAGTGCGGCACTTTACAAAAGGTTAAAAAGACTTATATTTGA